One region of Mycolicibacterium insubricum genomic DNA includes:
- the yajC gene encoding preprotein translocase subunit YajC, with amino-acid sequence MESIGVFLPLIVVMGAFMFFASRRQRKAMQATIDLHESLRVGDRVHTTAGLQATIVGIADDTVDLEIAPGVVTTWMKLAIRDKITPEDLNEDADTPREISESDAIPD; translated from the coding sequence ATGGAGTCAATTGGTGTTTTTCTGCCGCTGATCGTCGTGATGGGCGCGTTCATGTTTTTCGCTTCCCGGCGGCAACGCAAGGCCATGCAGGCCACCATCGACCTGCACGAGTCGCTGCGGGTAGGGGACCGGGTGCACACCACCGCGGGCCTGCAGGCCACCATCGTGGGAATCGCCGACGACACCGTTGATCTGGAGATCGCCCCCGGCGTGGTGACCACCTGGATGAAGCTGGCCATCCGGGACAAGATCACCCCCGAGGACCTGAACGAGGATGCGGACACGCCGCGCGAGATCAGCGAGAGCGACGCCATCCCCGATTGA
- the car gene encoding carboxylic acid reductase gives MPVASSPNEPAGTARLNRRISELYATDPQFAAARPDPEVAAAVDAPGLDLATIVNTVLTGYGDRPAVGERARRVVTDPATGRSTTTPAPHFDTLTYRELHDRVRAVTDALADTVAPGDRVAILGFTSVDYATVDLALIQLAAVSVPLQTSASAAALTPIIAETEPRVLAASVVDVAHAVDLIEAGPGPSRLVVFDIHDGDDDHRDALAAARARLHDSGVVVETLAEVIRRGRTAAPAEARTPAVGEDPLALLVYTSGSTGAPKGAMYPQSRAANMWRSNNSWQWDDLQATAPSIVLCFLPMSHVMGRGILYGALSAGGTAYFAARPDLSTLIEDLSLVRPTQLNFVPRIWDMLHQEWASERDRAGRLSPEAEAALMRTVSDRLIGNRYVLAITGSAPISPELRAWVETFLDLHLVEGYGSTEAGAVMVDGVLRRPPVTDYKLVDVPELGYLGTDRPYPRGELLLKSAQLFPGYYHRPEVSAGVLDDDGFYRTGDIFAETAPATLVYVDRRNNVLKLSQGEFVTLSKLEAAYLTSPLISQIYLYGNSARPYLLAVIVPTAEALAGDPSDLRGRLSESLKRVAAATELQSYEIPRDFLVETEPFTQANGLLTGIRKLAWPKLKERYGDALEALYAELSDGQAAELARLRTDGAAGPVAETVGRAAAALLGTAAADIAPDAHFTDLGGDSLSALTYSNLLHDIFGVDVPVGLIVSPATDLAAIAAHIEAARAGATRPSYDGVHGRDATVVRAADLTLDKFLPAETLSAAPGLPGPRSEVRTVLLTGATGFLGRYLALEWLERMDLVDGKLICLVRARSYTEAAARLDATFDSGDPELLAHYRELAADHLEVLAGDKGEENLGLDPTTWARLAADVDLIVDPAALVNHVLPYRQLFAPNALGTAELIRIALSTRIKPYLYVSTIGVGDGMAPGTFVEDADIRATSPTRAVDDSYANGYGNSKWAGEVLLREAHDLCGLPTAVFRCDMILADTSWAGQLNLPDMFTRMMLSLVATGIAPESFTELDPGGHRQPSHYDGLPVEFIAEAVSTLGTRLEPGEFVTYHVMNPYDDGIGMDEFVDWLIEAGYPISRVPDYQGWLDRFDTALRGLPDRQRQASLLPLLHNYTKPGVPQHGSLAPTEVFRAAVQDAKIGPDKDIPHVSREVIVKYATDLELLGLL, from the coding sequence ATGCCCGTTGCCTCGTCCCCCAACGAACCCGCCGGAACCGCCCGGCTGAACCGCCGGATCTCCGAGCTCTACGCCACCGACCCGCAGTTCGCCGCCGCCCGGCCCGATCCGGAGGTGGCCGCCGCCGTCGACGCCCCCGGTCTGGATTTGGCCACCATCGTCAACACCGTGCTCACCGGCTACGGCGACCGCCCCGCCGTGGGCGAGCGCGCCCGCCGCGTCGTCACCGACCCGGCCACCGGTCGCAGCACCACCACGCCGGCGCCGCACTTCGACACGCTGACCTACCGCGAACTGCACGATCGCGTCCGCGCCGTCACCGATGCGCTCGCCGACACCGTGGCCCCCGGGGATCGGGTGGCCATCCTCGGCTTCACCAGCGTCGACTACGCGACCGTCGACCTCGCCCTGATCCAGCTCGCCGCGGTCTCCGTTCCGCTGCAGACCAGCGCCAGCGCGGCCGCGCTGACCCCGATCATCGCCGAAACCGAACCCCGCGTGCTGGCCGCGTCCGTGGTCGACGTGGCGCACGCCGTCGACCTCATCGAAGCCGGACCCGGGCCGAGCCGGCTGGTGGTGTTCGACATCCACGACGGCGACGACGACCACCGAGACGCCCTGGCCGCCGCCCGCGCCCGGCTGCACGACAGCGGCGTTGTCGTCGAAACCCTGGCCGAGGTCATCCGGCGCGGCCGCACCGCCGCGCCGGCCGAGGCGCGAACGCCCGCCGTCGGCGAGGACCCTCTGGCGCTGCTGGTCTACACCTCGGGCTCCACCGGCGCCCCCAAGGGCGCGATGTACCCGCAGAGCCGCGCGGCCAACATGTGGCGCTCCAACAACTCGTGGCAGTGGGACGACCTGCAGGCCACCGCGCCGTCGATCGTGCTGTGCTTCCTGCCGATGAGCCACGTGATGGGCCGCGGCATCCTCTACGGCGCGCTGTCCGCCGGCGGCACCGCCTATTTCGCCGCCCGCCCCGACCTGTCCACCCTGATCGAGGACCTGTCGCTGGTGCGTCCCACCCAACTCAACTTCGTGCCGCGGATCTGGGACATGCTGCACCAGGAATGGGCGAGTGAACGCGACCGCGCCGGCCGGCTGTCCCCGGAAGCCGAGGCAGCGCTGATGCGCACGGTCTCCGACCGGCTGATCGGCAACCGATACGTGCTGGCCATCACAGGTTCGGCGCCCATCTCCCCCGAACTGCGCGCCTGGGTGGAGACATTCCTGGACCTGCACCTGGTCGAGGGCTACGGCTCCACCGAGGCCGGCGCGGTGATGGTCGACGGCGTGCTGCGCCGCCCGCCGGTCACCGACTACAAACTGGTGGACGTGCCCGAGCTGGGCTATCTGGGCACCGACCGGCCGTATCCGCGCGGTGAGCTGCTGCTCAAGAGCGCGCAGCTGTTCCCCGGCTACTACCACCGCCCGGAAGTCTCCGCCGGCGTGCTCGACGACGACGGTTTCTACCGGACCGGCGACATCTTCGCCGAGACCGCGCCGGCCACCCTGGTCTACGTCGATCGCCGCAACAACGTGCTCAAGCTGTCCCAGGGTGAGTTCGTCACCCTGTCCAAGCTGGAGGCCGCGTATCTGACCAGCCCGTTGATCTCGCAGATCTACCTCTACGGCAACAGCGCCCGGCCGTATCTGCTGGCCGTCATCGTGCCGACCGCCGAGGCACTGGCCGGGGACCCGTCCGACCTGAGGGGCCGGCTGAGCGAATCGCTCAAGCGGGTGGCGGCTGCCACCGAACTGCAGTCGTATGAGATCCCCCGCGACTTCCTCGTCGAGACCGAACCGTTCACCCAGGCCAACGGGCTGCTGACGGGGATCCGCAAGCTGGCCTGGCCCAAGTTGAAGGAACGCTACGGCGATGCGCTGGAGGCGCTCTACGCCGAGTTGTCCGACGGGCAGGCCGCCGAGCTGGCGCGGCTGCGCACCGACGGCGCCGCCGGACCGGTCGCCGAGACCGTCGGCCGGGCCGCCGCCGCGCTGCTGGGTACCGCAGCCGCCGATATCGCGCCGGACGCGCATTTCACCGACCTGGGTGGCGATTCACTGTCCGCGCTGACCTACTCCAACCTGCTGCACGACATCTTCGGCGTCGACGTGCCGGTCGGGCTGATCGTCAGCCCCGCAACCGACCTGGCCGCCATCGCCGCGCACATCGAGGCCGCACGGGCCGGGGCGACCCGCCCGTCGTACGACGGGGTGCACGGGCGCGACGCCACCGTGGTCCGGGCCGCAGATCTGACCCTGGACAAGTTCCTGCCCGCCGAAACCCTTTCCGCCGCACCCGGATTGCCCGGCCCCCGCTCGGAGGTCCGCACGGTCCTGCTGACCGGCGCCACCGGATTCCTGGGCCGCTACCTGGCTTTGGAGTGGCTGGAGCGGATGGATCTGGTCGACGGGAAACTGATCTGCCTGGTCCGCGCGCGCAGCTACACCGAGGCCGCCGCCCGGCTGGACGCCACCTTCGACAGCGGCGATCCGGAGCTGCTCGCGCACTACCGGGAGCTGGCCGCCGACCATCTGGAGGTGCTGGCCGGCGACAAGGGCGAGGAGAACCTGGGTCTGGATCCGACGACCTGGGCCCGGCTGGCCGCCGACGTCGACCTGATCGTGGACCCGGCCGCCCTGGTCAACCACGTGCTGCCGTACCGGCAGCTGTTCGCCCCGAACGCCCTGGGCACCGCGGAGCTGATCCGGATCGCGCTGAGCACCCGGATCAAGCCCTACCTGTACGTCTCCACGATCGGCGTCGGCGACGGCATGGCGCCCGGAACCTTCGTCGAGGACGCCGACATCCGGGCGACCAGCCCGACCCGGGCCGTCGACGACTCCTACGCCAACGGCTACGGCAACTCCAAGTGGGCCGGTGAGGTGCTGCTGCGCGAAGCGCACGACCTGTGCGGGCTGCCGACCGCGGTGTTCCGCTGCGACATGATCCTGGCCGACACCAGCTGGGCCGGGCAGCTCAACCTGCCGGACATGTTCACCCGGATGATGCTGTCGCTGGTGGCCACCGGGATCGCGCCGGAGTCCTTCACCGAGCTCGACCCCGGCGGGCACCGACAGCCCAGCCACTACGACGGGCTCCCGGTGGAGTTCATCGCCGAGGCCGTCTCCACCCTTGGCACCCGGCTGGAGCCCGGCGAGTTCGTCACCTACCACGTGATGAACCCCTACGACGACGGCATCGGCATGGACGAGTTCGTCGACTGGCTGATCGAGGCGGGCTACCCGATCTCCCGGGTGCCGGACTACCAGGGCTGGCTGGACCGGTTCGACACGGCGCTGCGCGGGCTGCCGGACCGGCAGCGCCAGGCATCCCTACTGCCGCTGCTGCACAACTACACCAAACCCGGTGTCCCCCAGCATGGTTCGCTGGCTCCCACCGAGGTGTTCCGCGCCGCCGTGCAGGACGCCAAAATCGGCCCGGACAAAGACATTCCACACGTGTCCCGCGAGGTGATCGTCAAGTACGCGACCGACCTGGAGCTGCTGGGACTGCTCTGA
- the secD gene encoding protein translocase subunit SecD, giving the protein MATAKTTVHPYRWLALFLVLLIGLYLLVFLTGDKQGKPKLGIDLQGGTRVTLTARTADGSKPSPDALKQAQQIIETRVNGLGVSGSEVVIDGENLVITVPGPDGREAQNLGQTAKLYIRPVVQSYPVTPQEQPQGEGAPAGTPSGEPAAPAGQPAAPAAPAEQPTAPAAPVAPAEQPAAPAAPAAPSAQPRPYPLDPAPTPTPNPEPAAPAPAAPAAGAPTAAPAPGAPATPEMPDPRKSRAELIQQYKQLRQSTNPLTLYLAAQVTAQLCGHDDPLAGNDDPALPLVTCSQDGKTVYVLKPSIISGEDIADASSGLDQQSSQYVVNLKFKGAAVDVWGDFTAANPGTQTAFVLDSQVVSAPAIREAIRGGNTQISGSFTATTAKELANVLKYGSLPLSFEASQAENVSASLGMYALRAGLIAGAVGLALVLLYSLLYYRALGLLVAVSLVASGAMVYAILVLLGRHIGYTLDLAGIAGLIIGIGMTADSFVVFFERIKDEIREGRSFRSAVPRGWARARKTIVSGNAVTFIAAAVLYVLAIGQVKGFAFTLGLTTILDVLVVFLVTWPLVYLASKTQIFAKPAFNGLGALQQVARERRADAATGRR; this is encoded by the coding sequence GTGGCAACGGCTAAGACGACGGTGCATCCGTACCGCTGGCTGGCACTGTTCCTGGTCCTGCTCATCGGCCTCTACCTGCTGGTATTCCTGACCGGGGACAAGCAGGGGAAGCCGAAGCTGGGCATCGACCTGCAGGGCGGCACCCGGGTGACACTGACCGCGCGCACCGCGGACGGTTCGAAGCCATCGCCCGATGCGCTCAAGCAGGCCCAGCAGATCATCGAGACCCGCGTCAACGGTCTCGGCGTGTCGGGTTCGGAAGTCGTCATCGACGGCGAGAACCTGGTGATCACCGTGCCCGGCCCGGACGGTCGCGAGGCCCAGAACCTCGGACAGACCGCCAAGCTGTACATCCGCCCGGTGGTGCAGTCCTACCCGGTGACCCCGCAGGAGCAGCCACAGGGCGAGGGCGCACCCGCCGGGACGCCCTCGGGTGAACCGGCGGCACCGGCCGGACAACCCGCCGCACCCGCGGCACCGGCCGAACAGCCGACCGCACCCGCGGCGCCGGTCGCTCCCGCAGAACAGCCGGCCGCCCCGGCCGCGCCCGCGGCACCGTCCGCGCAGCCGCGGCCCTACCCGCTGGACCCGGCCCCCACACCCACCCCGAACCCCGAGCCGGCAGCGCCAGCCCCGGCCGCACCCGCGGCCGGCGCACCCACCGCCGCCCCGGCCCCCGGCGCCCCGGCGACCCCGGAGATGCCCGATCCGCGCAAGAGCCGCGCCGAGCTGATCCAGCAGTACAAGCAGCTGCGCCAGAGCACCAACCCGCTGACCCTGTACCTGGCCGCCCAGGTCACCGCGCAGCTCTGCGGTCACGACGACCCGCTGGCCGGCAACGACGACCCGGCGTTGCCGCTGGTGACCTGCTCCCAGGACGGCAAGACCGTCTACGTGCTCAAGCCGTCGATCATCAGCGGTGAGGACATCGCCGACGCCAGCTCCGGGCTGGATCAGCAGAGCTCCCAGTACGTCGTCAACCTGAAGTTCAAGGGCGCCGCCGTCGACGTCTGGGGCGACTTCACCGCCGCCAACCCGGGTACCCAGACCGCCTTCGTGCTGGACTCCCAGGTGGTCAGCGCCCCCGCGATCCGGGAGGCCATCCGCGGTGGCAACACCCAGATCAGCGGCAGCTTCACCGCGACGACGGCCAAGGAACTGGCCAACGTGCTGAAGTACGGTTCACTGCCGCTGTCCTTCGAGGCGTCGCAGGCGGAGAACGTCTCCGCCAGCCTGGGTATGTACGCGCTGCGCGCCGGCCTGATCGCCGGTGCCGTCGGCCTGGCGCTGGTGCTGCTGTACTCGCTGCTGTACTACCGCGCGCTGGGCCTGCTGGTCGCGGTGTCGCTGGTGGCCTCCGGCGCCATGGTGTACGCCATCCTGGTGCTCTTGGGCCGGCACATCGGATACACCCTCGACCTGGCCGGTATCGCCGGTCTGATCATCGGTATCGGTATGACCGCCGACTCGTTCGTGGTGTTCTTCGAACGCATCAAAGACGAGATACGCGAAGGCAGATCGTTCCGGTCGGCCGTACCGCGCGGTTGGGCCCGCGCCCGCAAGACCATCGTCTCGGGCAACGCGGTCACCTTCATCGCCGCCGCCGTGCTCTACGTTCTGGCCATCGGCCAGGTCAAGGGCTTCGCCTTCACCCTGGGCCTGACCACCATCCTCGACGTCCTGGTGGTGTTCCTGGTGACCTGGCCGCTGGTCTACCTGGCCAGCAAGACCCAGATCTTCGCCAAACCGGCCTTCAACGGACTGGGCGCGCTGCAACAGGTCGCCCGCGAGCGGCGGGCCGACGCCGCGACGGGACGGAGGTAA